Proteins from a single region of Sphingomonas swuensis:
- a CDS encoding mechanosensitive ion channel, with product MYPPTTTVAWQTQMVQWGPRVLIALLILIATWAVARAVKWGLAKAVSRTPALQKHTPGNSHETVGNQLGTVAKLLVWLVGIMAALSYLRIDQILAPIATLNTEIFAFLPRLIGAGLIFFVGLIVARIVRRLVETLLTAANIDGFMARAGLGEHSATVRTDPAAVPPGAAPGATRASLARAAGILVFALIIIPVAIAALQVLGIEAISGPAILMLSEISAAIPRILTAALWLGIAFIAAKFLKSIIEAILPPTGFDNAVRSTGILPARTAPSRIIANVAFIAIMLAAAIEAARQLGGDTVAIFLIQVTELGSKVIFGTLIIVAGIFLARILANLVGSSTGEGGYAQTIIRYAIIALFTAIGLTFMGLANEIVILAFGLILGSAAIATALAFGLGGREAAGRILNHYADRITGPAVPPTPRRPARLEGSKETPSGGDGTLI from the coding sequence ATGTACCCGCCGACCACGACCGTAGCCTGGCAGACGCAGATGGTGCAATGGGGGCCGCGGGTGCTGATCGCCCTGCTGATCCTCATCGCGACCTGGGCGGTCGCCCGGGCGGTCAAGTGGGGGCTGGCCAAGGCGGTGTCGCGCACCCCCGCGCTCCAGAAGCACACGCCCGGCAACAGCCACGAGACCGTCGGCAACCAGCTCGGCACCGTGGCCAAGCTGCTGGTCTGGCTGGTCGGCATCATGGCCGCGCTCAGCTACTTGAGGATCGACCAGATCCTCGCGCCGATCGCCACGCTCAACACCGAAATCTTCGCCTTCCTCCCGCGGCTGATCGGTGCCGGGCTGATCTTCTTCGTCGGGCTGATCGTCGCCAGGATCGTCCGTCGGCTGGTCGAGACCCTGCTGACCGCCGCCAACATCGACGGCTTCATGGCCCGCGCCGGCCTTGGCGAGCATAGCGCGACGGTCCGCACCGACCCGGCCGCGGTTCCGCCCGGCGCTGCGCCCGGCGCGACCCGTGCCAGCCTCGCCCGCGCCGCCGGCATCCTGGTGTTCGCGCTGATCATCATCCCGGTCGCGATCGCCGCCCTCCAGGTGCTCGGGATCGAGGCGATCAGCGGGCCCGCCATCCTCATGCTGAGCGAGATCAGCGCCGCCATTCCGCGGATCCTGACCGCGGCGCTGTGGCTCGGCATCGCCTTCATCGCCGCCAAGTTCCTCAAGTCGATCATCGAGGCGATCCTGCCACCGACGGGCTTCGACAATGCGGTCCGTTCCACCGGCATCCTTCCGGCGCGCACTGCACCGAGCCGGATCATCGCCAACGTCGCCTTCATCGCGATCATGCTCGCCGCGGCGATAGAGGCGGCGCGGCAGCTTGGCGGCGACACGGTCGCCATCTTCCTCATCCAGGTGACCGAACTCGGCTCCAAGGTCATCTTCGGGACTTTGATCATCGTCGCCGGGATCTTCCTCGCCCGGATCCTCGCCAACCTCGTCGGAAGCTCGACCGGCGAAGGCGGCTATGCGCAGACGATCATCCGCTACGCGATCATCGCCCTGTTCACCGCCATCGGCCTGACCTTCATGGGGCTGGCGAACGAGATCGTGATCCTGGCGTTCGGCCTGATCCTCGGTTCGGCGGCGATCGCCACCGCCCTGGCCTTCGGGCTCGGCGGGCGCGAGGCGGCGGGCCGGATCCTCAACCATTATGCCGACCGGATCACCGGTCCGGCCGTTCCGCCGACTCCGCGCCGCCCGGCCCGGCTCGAGGGCAGCAAGGAAACGCCGAGCGGCGGCGACGGCACGCTTATATGA
- a CDS encoding replication-associated recombination protein A yields the protein MADLFASEPVPEAARAVPLAERIRPASLGEVIGQEHLTGAAGPIGRMVAAGRLSSLILWGPPGTGKTSIARLLADAVGYRFVALSAVFSGVADLKKVFAEAEVHARAGQHTLLFVDEIHRFNRSQQDGFLPYVEAGTVTLVGATTENPSFELNSALLSRTQVLVLNRLDEPALDALLARAEEAEGGALPLVPEARAALVTSADGDGRFLLNQAEALFAAGIDTPLDTAQLRDLLQRRMPVYDKDREGHYGLISALHKSIRGSDPQAALYYLARMLTAGEEPLYLLRRLTRAAVEDIGLADPQALVQCMAAKDTYDFLGSPEGELAIVQACLYLATAPKSNAVYTAQKEAWRSAKEHGSLSPPKHILGAPTKLMRGLGYGAGYQYDHDQPDSFSGQSYWPEEMEGQTYYRPTDRGFEKRLAERLAWWDEMRATRQGGQ from the coding sequence ATGGCCGACCTGTTTGCTTCCGAGCCCGTGCCCGAGGCTGCCCGCGCCGTGCCCCTCGCCGAGCGCATCCGCCCCGCGAGCCTCGGCGAAGTCATCGGGCAGGAGCATCTGACCGGGGCGGCGGGCCCGATCGGCCGGATGGTCGCCGCCGGCCGCCTCTCGAGCCTGATCCTCTGGGGCCCGCCGGGAACGGGCAAGACCAGCATCGCCCGGCTCCTCGCCGACGCGGTCGGCTACCGCTTCGTCGCCCTGTCGGCGGTGTTCAGCGGCGTCGCCGACCTCAAGAAGGTGTTCGCCGAAGCCGAGGTCCATGCACGCGCGGGTCAGCATACCCTGCTGTTCGTGGACGAGATCCACCGCTTCAACCGAAGCCAGCAGGATGGATTCCTTCCCTATGTCGAGGCGGGCACCGTCACCCTTGTCGGCGCGACGACCGAGAATCCGAGTTTCGAGCTCAACTCGGCGCTTCTGTCGCGAACCCAGGTGCTGGTCCTCAACCGCCTCGACGAGCCGGCGCTCGACGCACTGCTCGCACGTGCCGAGGAGGCCGAAGGCGGCGCCCTCCCACTCGTTCCGGAGGCGCGCGCGGCGCTGGTCACGAGCGCCGACGGCGATGGTCGCTTCCTCCTCAACCAGGCCGAGGCGCTGTTCGCGGCCGGGATCGACACGCCGCTCGACACCGCCCAGCTCCGCGACCTTCTGCAGCGCCGGATGCCGGTCTACGACAAGGATCGCGAAGGTCACTACGGCCTCATTTCGGCGCTCCACAAGTCGATCCGCGGCTCTGACCCGCAGGCCGCCCTCTATTATCTTGCGCGCATGCTGACCGCCGGGGAGGAACCGCTCTACCTCCTGCGCCGCCTGACGCGGGCGGCGGTCGAGGACATCGGGCTCGCCGATCCTCAGGCCCTCGTCCAGTGCATGGCGGCGAAGGACACGTACGACTTCCTCGGCTCACCCGAGGGCGAGCTGGCGATCGTCCAGGCCTGCCTCTACCTCGCCACCGCACCCAAATCGAACGCGGTCTACACCGCCCAGAAGGAAGCCTGGCGGAGCGCCAAGGAGCATGGCTCCCTGTCGCCGCCCAAGCACATCCTCGGCGCACCCACCAAGCTGATGCGCGGGCTCGGCTATGGTGCCGGCTACCAATATGACCATGACCAGCCCGACTCCTTCTCCGGCCAGTCTTACTGGCCCGAGGAGATGGAGGGGCAGACCTATTATCGTCCAACCGACCGCGGGTTCGAGAAGCGGCTTGCCGAACGGCTCGCCTGGTGGGACGAGATGCGCGCGACACGACAGGGAGGACAATGA
- a CDS encoding PadR family transcriptional regulator produces the protein MRFHMHRHGCGDGRAFMAVGPGGFSFGPGGRFKFEFGDDGEGRRGGGPRGRGRRMFGQGELRLVLLKLIADEPRHGYDLIRAIEELTHGDYAPSPGVVYPTLTLLEDMGQIVAQAAEGQRKKFAVTDEGRAELADKAEEVGRLLERLEETGEGRRRSSRPELGRAMGNLMAALKNRTSTDGWNEELLNEVVDILDDAAKRIERAR, from the coding sequence ATGCGATTCCACATGCATCGGCACGGCTGCGGCGACGGGCGGGCGTTCATGGCCGTGGGCCCGGGAGGCTTCAGCTTCGGACCCGGCGGCCGGTTCAAGTTCGAGTTCGGCGACGATGGCGAGGGTCGCCGCGGCGGTGGTCCGCGCGGCCGCGGCCGGCGGATGTTCGGGCAGGGCGAGCTTCGCCTCGTACTCCTCAAGCTCATCGCCGACGAACCCCGTCATGGTTACGACCTCATCCGGGCGATCGAGGAGCTCACCCACGGCGACTATGCGCCGAGCCCCGGCGTCGTCTATCCGACGCTGACCCTGCTCGAGGACATGGGGCAGATCGTCGCCCAGGCGGCCGAGGGCCAGCGCAAGAAGTTCGCCGTCACCGACGAAGGCCGGGCCGAACTGGCCGACAAGGCCGAGGAAGTCGGGCGACTGCTCGAGCGGCTGGAAGAAACCGGCGAAGGCCGGCGCCGCTCGTCCAGGCCCGAGCTGGGTCGAGCCATGGGCAACCTCATGGCCGCGCTAAAGAACCGGACTTCGACCGACGGCTGGAACGAGGAACTGCTGAACGAGGTCGTCGACATCCTCGATGACGCGGCCAAGCGGATCGAGCGGGCGCGCTAG
- a CDS encoding glycosyltransferase family 1 protein — protein MAPEDLRIALISGNYNYVRDGANQALNRLVGFLLGKGVKVRVYSPTVATPAFPPVGDLVSLPSIAAPGRPEYRIPLGLTRAVRRDLEAFAPNIVHIASPDISSHRAVSWARRRNIPAIASVHTRFETYLAYYHLELFEPAVRAGLRRLYRRCDSLLVPAESTAAVLRAQRMNRNIAIWSRGVDRTQFNPDRRDLGWRRGLGIGDDELVLAFLGRIVMEKGLDVFAAVHDELTRRGIAHRVLVIGEGPARGWFEKALPNGVFIGHQEGPDLARALASSDLFLNPSITETFGNVTLEAMACALPVVAVSATGATSLVRDGETGTLAEPGDIAALTDAVATYAADPDLRRRHGEAGLAFAETQDWDVINAAVLTTYARAIERRERLGRRKG, from the coding sequence ATGGCTCCGGAGGACCTCCGAATTGCCCTCATCTCGGGCAACTACAATTATGTGCGGGACGGCGCCAACCAGGCGCTGAACCGACTGGTCGGCTTTCTGCTCGGAAAGGGCGTGAAGGTCCGCGTCTACAGCCCGACCGTCGCCACCCCCGCCTTCCCGCCCGTCGGCGATCTCGTCTCGCTGCCCTCGATCGCCGCCCCCGGCCGACCCGAATATCGCATTCCGCTCGGGCTCACCCGGGCGGTGCGCCGGGACCTCGAGGCGTTCGCGCCCAACATCGTCCACATCGCAAGCCCCGACATCAGCTCGCACCGCGCGGTCAGCTGGGCGAGGCGCCGCAACATCCCGGCGATCGCCTCGGTCCACACGAGGTTCGAGACCTACCTCGCTTACTATCATCTCGAACTGTTCGAGCCGGCGGTTCGTGCGGGCCTTCGCCGCCTCTACCGCCGCTGCGATTCGCTGCTTGTCCCGGCCGAGTCCACCGCGGCGGTGCTCCGCGCCCAGCGGATGAACCGCAACATCGCCATCTGGTCGCGCGGGGTCGACCGCACCCAATTCAACCCCGACCGGCGCGACCTTGGCTGGCGCCGTGGCCTCGGCATTGGTGACGACGAGCTGGTGCTCGCCTTCCTTGGCCGGATCGTCATGGAGAAAGGGCTAGACGTCTTCGCCGCGGTCCACGACGAGCTCACCCGCCGCGGGATCGCGCACCGGGTGCTGGTCATCGGCGAAGGACCTGCCCGCGGCTGGTTCGAGAAGGCACTGCCCAACGGAGTGTTCATCGGCCACCAGGAAGGCCCTGACCTCGCCCGGGCGCTCGCAAGCAGCGACCTGTTCCTCAATCCGTCGATCACCGAGACCTTCGGCAACGTCACGCTCGAGGCGATGGCCTGCGCGCTGCCGGTGGTTGCGGTCTCGGCGACCGGCGCCACCAGTCTGGTCCGCGACGGCGAGACGGGTACGCTGGCCGAACCCGGCGACATCGCGGCGCTGACCGACGCCGTCGCCACCTATGCCGCCGATCCCGATCTTCGCCGCCGCCACGGCGAGGCCGGTCTCGCCTTCGCCGAGACTCAGGACTGGGACGTCATCAATGCCGCCGTCCTCACCACCTACGCGCGGGCGATCGAGCGGCGCGAGCGGCTCGGACGGCGAAAGGGCTGA
- a CDS encoding DNA-deoxyinosine glycosylase, translating to MTGERKHGLPAVARADARLLILGSLPGEASLREQRYYAHPRNGFWSLLGSVVGEPLASLDYEQRLERLVERRVALWDVIDSARRSGSLDQSMREVEPRDLAAFVATLPDLRAVGFNGAAAARLGRRALDPGTLRLIDLPSSSPAHTLPLATKAERWSVLASALVD from the coding sequence ATGACCGGGGAGAGGAAGCACGGCCTGCCTGCCGTGGCCCGGGCCGACGCGCGGCTGCTGATCCTTGGCAGCCTGCCGGGCGAGGCATCGCTCCGCGAGCAGCGCTACTACGCCCATCCGCGCAACGGTTTCTGGTCACTGCTGGGATCGGTGGTTGGAGAGCCGCTTGCGAGCCTCGACTATGAGCAGCGGCTCGAGCGTCTGGTCGAGCGGCGGGTCGCACTGTGGGACGTGATTGACAGCGCACGCCGGAGCGGCAGCCTCGACCAGTCGATGCGCGAGGTCGAACCGCGCGACCTTGCCGCTTTCGTCGCCACCTTGCCGGACCTCCGGGCGGTCGGCTTCAACGGCGCCGCGGCAGCGCGGCTCGGGCGCAGGGCACTCGACCCGGGCACGCTGCGGCTGATCGATCTTCCCTCGTCGAGCCCGGCCCATACCCTTCCGCTCGCCACCAAGGCCGAGCGCTGGAGCGTCCTTGCCTCGGCGCTGGTTGACTAG
- a CDS encoding sterol desaturase family protein, whose translation MSWLAGLALFTATVLLMEAFAYVLHRFVMHSKLGWAWHESHHRERDGWFEKNDLYAVVFAVPSILLIWGGMNGGWGDWATWSGAGVAFYGIIYFGFHDVIVHGRLPHRIVPRSHYFKRIVQAHKLHHAVESRDGAVSYGFLYAPPVERLKQALKGSAGARVRAAKGASTDRSSEPA comes from the coding sequence ATGTCCTGGCTCGCTGGCCTTGCCCTGTTCACCGCGACCGTCCTCCTGATGGAGGCCTTCGCTTATGTGCTCCACCGCTTCGTCATGCATTCGAAGCTCGGCTGGGCGTGGCACGAGAGCCACCATCGCGAGCGCGACGGATGGTTCGAGAAGAACGACCTCTATGCGGTCGTCTTCGCCGTGCCCTCGATCCTGCTGATCTGGGGCGGAATGAACGGGGGCTGGGGCGACTGGGCGACCTGGAGCGGGGCAGGCGTCGCCTTCTACGGGATCATCTACTTCGGCTTCCACGACGTGATCGTTCACGGTCGGCTGCCGCACCGGATCGTCCCGCGGTCGCATTACTTCAAGCGGATCGTCCAGGCGCACAAGCTCCACCATGCGGTCGAGAGCCGCGACGGAGCGGTCAGCTACGGCTTCCTCTATGCGCCGCCGGTCGAGCGGCTGAAGCAGGCGCTGAAGGGCAGTGCCGGGGCGCGGGTCAGGGCGGCTAAGGGCGCGTCCACAGACCGGTCCTCGGAACCGGCCTGA
- a CDS encoding phytoene/squalene synthase family protein → MSGSDDRARLVQGALESISAGSKSFRFASQLFDLETRERSWLLYSWCRACDDVTDGQTLGHDAVRVDDPAARIAFLKQRTAEAFAGVDTGIVPFEALRVVAAECAIPKAVADDHLAGFERDAGGWRPETTEDLLSYCYQVAGAVGVMMAHVMGVPPEDRDTLDRAADLGIAFQLANIARDIVEDARIGRVYLPAQWLEAEGLAGADLADPRHRPALGRIAQRLGTMADDYRRSARVGAARLPFRSRWAVLSASGIYGEIAVRAAALGPRAWDERITTSKAEKAALVMEAFWEGLWPVRPVPRTGLWTRP, encoded by the coding sequence GTGAGCGGAAGCGACGATCGGGCACGGCTGGTCCAGGGAGCGCTCGAGAGCATCTCGGCCGGGAGCAAGAGCTTCCGCTTCGCCAGCCAGCTGTTCGACCTCGAAACGCGCGAGCGCAGCTGGCTGCTCTACAGCTGGTGCCGCGCCTGCGACGACGTCACCGACGGGCAGACGCTCGGCCATGACGCCGTGCGGGTCGACGATCCCGCGGCACGGATCGCCTTCCTCAAGCAGCGCACCGCCGAGGCCTTCGCCGGCGTCGATACCGGGATCGTCCCGTTCGAGGCGCTGCGCGTGGTCGCCGCCGAATGCGCCATCCCCAAGGCCGTCGCCGACGATCACCTTGCCGGGTTCGAGCGCGATGCAGGGGGCTGGCGGCCCGAGACAACCGAGGATCTCCTCTCCTACTGCTATCAGGTGGCGGGAGCGGTCGGGGTGATGATGGCGCACGTCATGGGCGTGCCGCCCGAGGACCGCGACACGCTCGATCGTGCCGCCGACCTCGGCATCGCCTTCCAGCTCGCCAACATCGCCCGCGACATCGTCGAGGACGCGCGGATCGGGCGAGTCTACCTGCCCGCTCAATGGCTCGAGGCAGAGGGTCTTGCGGGCGCCGACCTCGCCGACCCGCGCCATCGCCCCGCGCTTGGCCGGATCGCGCAGCGGCTCGGGACGATGGCCGACGACTATCGCCGCTCGGCGCGGGTCGGTGCCGCGCGACTGCCTTTCCGCAGCCGCTGGGCGGTGCTTTCTGCAAGCGGGATCTACGGCGAGATCGCGGTCCGTGCCGCCGCCCTCGGCCCGCGCGCCTGGGACGAGCGCATCACGACTTCGAAGGCGGAGAAGGCGGCGCTGGTGATGGAGGCCTTCTGGGAAGGCCTGTGGCCGGTCAGGCCGGTTCCGAGGACCGGTCTGTGGACGCGCCCTTAG
- a CDS encoding phytoene desaturase — MKSAIVIGAGFGGLALAIRLQSAGVATTVIEARDRPGGRAYVWEKDGHVFDAGPTVITDPDCLQRLWKLSGHDMAQDVDLVPVTPFYRLSWPDGTVFDYSNDDADLKRQMDALSPGDWAGYQRFLAYSAGVFNEGYVKLGTKAFESIGDMLKAAPALAKYQAWRSVYSIVSGYVKDEHLRQALSFHTLLVGGNPMTCSSIYALIHKLERDGGVWFAMGGTNKLIAGMVRHFERIGGTIRLGDPVVGIETEGERATAVRTRSGWRGEADAVASNGDIVHSYGLLEGSSRGPRQVKALKRKSFSPSLFVLHFGLEGTFEIPHHSILFGPRYKELVGDIYRGGKLATDPALYLHHPTITDPSMAPEGCSTFYALAPVPHMGKADVDWAVEGERYKEVVLDTLAERLIPDIRERLRVCFHYTPDDFQTDLSAHLGSAFSLEPVLWQSAWFRTHNRDDQIRNLYFVGAGTHPGAGIPGVVGSAEATAGLMLA; from the coding sequence GTGAAGTCTGCCATCGTCATCGGCGCCGGGTTTGGGGGGCTGGCACTTGCGATCCGCCTCCAGTCGGCGGGCGTCGCCACCACCGTCATCGAGGCCCGCGATCGTCCCGGCGGACGCGCCTACGTGTGGGAGAAGGACGGCCACGTCTTCGATGCCGGCCCGACCGTCATCACCGACCCCGACTGCCTTCAGCGCCTGTGGAAGCTCAGCGGCCATGACATGGCGCAGGACGTCGACCTCGTGCCCGTCACCCCATTCTACCGGCTGAGCTGGCCCGATGGCACGGTGTTCGATTATTCGAACGACGATGCCGACCTCAAGCGCCAGATGGATGCGCTCAGCCCGGGCGACTGGGCCGGCTACCAGCGCTTCCTCGCCTACAGCGCGGGCGTGTTCAACGAGGGCTATGTCAAGCTCGGGACCAAGGCATTCGAGAGCATCGGCGACATGCTCAAGGCGGCGCCGGCGCTCGCCAAATACCAGGCATGGCGCTCGGTCTATTCGATCGTCTCGGGCTATGTGAAGGACGAGCATCTGCGCCAGGCGCTGAGCTTCCACACGCTTCTGGTCGGCGGCAATCCGATGACCTGCTCGTCGATCTACGCGCTGATCCACAAGCTGGAACGCGACGGCGGCGTGTGGTTCGCGATGGGCGGGACCAACAAGCTCATCGCCGGCATGGTCAGGCACTTCGAGCGGATCGGCGGGACGATCCGGCTCGGCGACCCGGTGGTCGGGATCGAGACCGAGGGTGAGCGGGCGACCGCGGTGCGGACCCGCTCGGGCTGGCGCGGCGAAGCCGACGCGGTCGCCTCGAACGGTGACATCGTCCACAGCTATGGCCTGCTCGAGGGCAGCAGCCGCGGTCCGCGCCAGGTCAAGGCGCTCAAGCGCAAGTCGTTCAGTCCCTCGCTGTTCGTGCTCCACTTCGGACTCGAGGGGACGTTCGAAATCCCCCATCACAGCATCCTGTTCGGGCCGCGCTACAAGGAGCTGGTCGGCGACATCTATCGTGGCGGCAAGCTGGCGACCGATCCCGCCCTCTACCTCCATCACCCGACGATCACCGATCCGTCGATGGCGCCCGAGGGCTGCTCGACCTTCTACGCGCTGGCTCCGGTTCCGCACATGGGCAAGGCCGATGTCGACTGGGCGGTTGAGGGCGAGCGCTACAAGGAGGTCGTCCTCGACACGCTGGCCGAGCGGCTGATTCCCGACATCCGCGAGCGGCTTCGGGTCTGCTTCCACTACACGCCCGACGATTTCCAGACCGACCTCTCGGCGCATCTCGGCTCCGCCTTCAGCCTCGAACCGGTGCTTTGGCAATCGGCCTGGTTCCGCACCCACAATCGCGACGACCAGATCCGCAACCTCTACTTTGTCGGGGCCGGCACCCACCCCGGCGCCGGCATCCCCGGCGTCGTCGGGAGCGCCGAGGCGACCGCGGGGCTGATGCTGGCGTGA
- the crtY gene encoding lycopene beta-cyclase CrtY, which produces MRRSDLVIVGGGLAGGLAVLALRRFRPELSITLVEPGERIGGNHLWSFFDSDIAADHRWLVEPMVGQRWPSYEVHFPQYGRELEAGYQTIASEALDRAVREVLGAESIVGGTASDLGPGHVTLSTGERIEAGAVLDARGGKGDGLELGWQKFVGQMLTIPQGHGLARPIVMDATVAQHDGYRFVYCLPFSPTELFVEDTYYSDTPDIDTEALRGRIADYAAARGWQIAQRSREEQGALPVVIGGDFARLWPDEDKVARAGARGGFFHPLTSYSLPDAVRFAVWLAREAPLDSTLGQATRERAARHWSRGGYYRLLTAMLFRAAQPGQRYRVLERFYRLRAPLIGRFYAGESSLSDKLRILSGRPPVPLGRALATLRNFL; this is translated from the coding sequence ATGAGGCGTTCGGATCTGGTGATCGTCGGCGGTGGGCTGGCTGGCGGCCTTGCCGTCCTCGCCCTTCGTCGCTTCCGCCCCGAGCTGTCGATCACGCTTGTCGAGCCCGGCGAGCGGATCGGCGGCAATCATCTGTGGTCCTTCTTCGACAGCGACATCGCCGCCGATCACCGCTGGCTGGTCGAGCCGATGGTCGGCCAGCGCTGGCCCTCCTACGAAGTCCACTTCCCGCAATATGGCCGCGAGCTCGAAGCGGGCTACCAGACGATCGCCAGCGAGGCGCTCGACCGGGCGGTCCGCGAGGTGCTTGGCGCGGAATCGATCGTCGGCGGAACGGCGAGCGATCTTGGACCCGGGCACGTCACGCTTTCGACCGGCGAGCGGATCGAGGCCGGCGCGGTGCTGGATGCGCGCGGCGGCAAGGGCGACGGGCTGGAGCTCGGCTGGCAGAAGTTCGTCGGCCAGATGCTGACCATCCCGCAGGGGCATGGCCTGGCCCGGCCGATCGTGATGGATGCGACGGTCGCGCAGCATGACGGCTACCGCTTCGTCTACTGCCTGCCCTTCTCGCCGACCGAGTTGTTCGTCGAGGACACCTATTACAGCGACACGCCCGACATCGACACCGAGGCGCTGCGTGGCCGGATCGCCGACTATGCCGCTGCCCGCGGCTGGCAGATCGCCCAGCGCAGCCGCGAAGAGCAGGGCGCGCTTCCGGTCGTCATCGGCGGCGACTTCGCGAGGCTGTGGCCTGACGAGGACAAGGTAGCCCGGGCTGGTGCCCGCGGCGGCTTCTTCCATCCGCTGACCAGCTACTCGCTGCCCGACGCGGTGCGCTTCGCCGTCTGGCTTGCCCGCGAGGCACCGCTCGATTCCACCCTCGGCCAGGCCACGCGCGAGCGGGCCGCGCGCCATTGGTCACGCGGCGGCTACTACCGACTGCTCACCGCGATGCTGTTCCGCGCTGCCCAGCCCGGCCAGCGATACCGGGTGCTCGAGCGCTTCTACCGCCTGAGGGCCCCCTTGATCGGACGCTTCTATGCGGGCGAGAGCAGCCTATCTGACAAGCTCCGGATCCTGTCGGGCCGACCTCCGGTCCCGCTGGGCCGGGCGCTCGCGACATTGAGGAATTTCCTGTGA